The DNA segment CTGTTCGCGGAGTCCTTCGGACGGCCCCAGCTGCTCGCCGACCTCACCGAGGCCATCGCCGTCGAAGGGGTCGCGATCCTCTCGGCAGAGGTGGAGCCCCCGAGCGAGCAGCGCGTCCGGCACACGTACACGCTCCAGCTCCCCAACGCGTCCTGCCTGCCGTCCCTGATGCGGGCGATGCGCAAGGTCGCGGGCGTGTACGACGTCAGCCGGGCCCGCCGGCCCGCCACCACCATGCCCTAGGACCGGCCCGGGGCCCGGAGCGGTCCCGTCCGGAGCGCCGTCGAACGGATCCGCGCCCGCTGCCGTTCGGGTGGGCCCGGTGCGCGTCGCCGGCGTGCCCCCGGGGCGGCCCTGGTAACGGTGATCCATGCCGCCGCTCACGCCCCGCTCCCGCGCCCTCCGTACCCGCGGCCGACGCCTCGGCACCGGCCTGCTGGCCGTCGCCGCGAGCGTCTGCCTCGTCGCCGCGGACTCCCCGCCTCCCGGAGGCGCGCTGGGCGTCGGCGACCGGCTCTTCCCGCTGCTCGGCAACCCCGGCTACGACGTGCTGGACTACGACGTCGCGCTGACCTACCGCGGCTCCAACAAGACCCCGCTCACCGGCGTGACCAGCATCGACGCCCGCGCCACGGCGCCGCTGGAGCGCATCAACCTGGACTTCACGCACGGCCGCGTGCGCTCCGTCGACGTCAACGGCCACGCAGCCCGCTTCGCCACCGCCAAGGAAGACCTGGTCATCACCCCCGAGGACGGGATCCGCCAGGGCGAACGGGTGCACATCACCGTGCGCCACACCAGCGACCCCACCCCGCAGAAGGGCGTCGAGGGCGGCTGGGTGCAGACCTCGGACGGGCTGGCCATGGCCAACCAGGCGGCCGCCGCGCACCGGGTGTTCCCCTGCAACGACCACCCCTCCGACAAGGCGCGCTTCACCTTCCGGGTCACCGCTCCCCGGGACCTCACCGTGGTCGCCGGCGGCCTGCCCGTGCGCACCACCCGGCGCGGAGGCCAGTCGACCCGGGTGTTCCGCAGCACCTACCCCATGGCCACCGAACTGGTGCAGGTGAGCATCGGACGCTCCGCCGTCCTGCGCAGGACCGGCCCGCACGGCCTGCCGATCCGCGACGTCGTGCCCAGCCAGGACCGCGCGCTGCTCTCGCCCTGGCTCGGCAAGACGCCCGCCCAGATGCGCTGGATGGAGGCCAGGGCCGGCCGCTTCCCCTTCGAGACCTACGGCGTGCTCGTCGCGGACGCGCAGACCGGCTTCGAACTGGAGACGCAGACCCTCTCGCTCTTCGAGCGGCGGCTCTTCGCCGGCACGGGCTCCGCGCAGTTCCCCGCCTGGTACGTCCAGGCGCTCATGGTCCACGAGCTGGCGCACCAGTGGTTCGGCGACAGCGTCAGCCCCCGCACCTGGTCCGACCTCTGGCTGAACGAGGGCCACGCGACCTGGTACGAGGACGTGTACGCGCAGCGGGTGGGCGGCCCCACCCTGGTGGACCGGATGCACGCGGCCTACCTGAGCTCCGACCAGTGGCGCGCCGCGGGCGGCCCGCCCGCCGCGCCGAAGCCCGCCGGCGCCGCCAACCAGATCGGCATCTTCCGGCCCATCGTGTACGACGGCAGCGCCCTGGTGCTCTACGCGCTGCGGCAGCACATCGGGGTCCCCGCCTTCGAGCGCCTGGAGCGCGAATGGGTGAGCGCGAACCGGAACGGAACGGTCGGCACCGAGGACTTCATCCGGTTCGCGTCCCGGGTCACCGGGCGTGACCTGGACGGTTTCCTCCGCCCGTGGCTCTACGGCAAGAAGACGCCGCCCATGCCGGGGCATCCGGACTGGCACTCGGCGGCGCCCGCCAAGGCGGGTGCCCCGGCCGGCTCCACGCGCAGGGCCGCACCCCTGCCCGGGACGGCGGCTACACAGGGTGGGGCGACGAGCGACCCCATGCCACCCGGACACGTTCACCCTCGGTGAGGCCCGTGTGCCGGGCGAAGCGCGACCGGGCACGGCCGACCGAGCCGGACGACCGCCCGGCGAGGACGCGCGCACGCCCGGCGGACGAGCGCCCGACCGGACGCGAACGCGTGAAAACCCGGTGACGAGACGGCCTGGACCGTGCGACCATCATGGAGTCGACGACGCGGACGGCGGTCGCACACGGTGACGAGAACGGATACGGTCGGCTCACCGGACCCCCGCTCGGCGACCCCGGTCCGGGCGCGCACGGGGAATCTTCGGGCCGCTCGGAGCGTTGTGAGCGGTGGCGGAGACGTGTCCGTCCCGCCGGCCCTTCTCCCTTCGACGTAAGGATCCAATGACCTCCTCTTCTTCCTCTTCCCAGGCCGCGCAGCGCCTCGCGCAGAACCACCCCGAAGGACTTCGGGCCGATGCCCTGATGGAAGAGGACGTCGCCTGGAGCCATGAGATCGACAGCCTGCGGGACGGCGAC comes from the Streptomyces sp. TS71-3 genome and includes:
- a CDS encoding M1 family metallopeptidase, which produces MPPLTPRSRALRTRGRRLGTGLLAVAASVCLVAADSPPPGGALGVGDRLFPLLGNPGYDVLDYDVALTYRGSNKTPLTGVTSIDARATAPLERINLDFTHGRVRSVDVNGHAARFATAKEDLVITPEDGIRQGERVHITVRHTSDPTPQKGVEGGWVQTSDGLAMANQAAAAHRVFPCNDHPSDKARFTFRVTAPRDLTVVAGGLPVRTTRRGGQSTRVFRSTYPMATELVQVSIGRSAVLRRTGPHGLPIRDVVPSQDRALLSPWLGKTPAQMRWMEARAGRFPFETYGVLVADAQTGFELETQTLSLFERRLFAGTGSAQFPAWYVQALMVHELAHQWFGDSVSPRTWSDLWLNEGHATWYEDVYAQRVGGPTLVDRMHAAYLSSDQWRAAGGPPAAPKPAGAANQIGIFRPIVYDGSALVLYALRQHIGVPAFERLEREWVSANRNGTVGTEDFIRFASRVTGRDLDGFLRPWLYGKKTPPMPGHPDWHSAAPAKAGAPAGSTRRAAPLPGTAATQGGATSDPMPPGHVHPR